The Gemmatimonadaceae bacterium DNA segment TCTTTATCGTCGTGTCCTTCAGCTGTTCGCGGTCCGGCCACGTGACCTTCCGCATCTCGGTCACGACTTCCTGATAGAAGGTCGCGGCGCGAGCAGGCAGGCTCTCGCGGTGCTTGGCTGCTTCGACCGCCATTTACTTCGTTTCCTTATGCAGCTTGTGGGCGTTGCAGCGGGGGCAATACTTCTTCCACTCCACGCGCTCGGGGTGCAGGCGCTTGTTCTTGGTGGTGAAGTAGTTGCGATTCTTACAATCGCTGCAGGCCAGAATGATCTTGTCGCGAGGCATTGTTTTACTTGATGATTTTCGTTACGACGCCGGCGCCGACGGTGCGGCCGCCTTCACGAATGGCGAACCGGAGACCCTCGTCCATCGCGATCGGCGTGATCAGCTCGATCGTCATCTGTACGTTGTCGCCCGGCATCACCATCTCCATCCCCTCGGGAAGCTCC contains these protein-coding regions:
- the secE gene encoding preprotein translocase subunit SecE: MAVEAAKHRESLPARAATFYQEVVTEMRKVTWPDREQLKDTTIKIIIFVLFIGAILGVLDVLLQLVLVQGIPSLFTGR
- the rpmG gene encoding 50S ribosomal protein L33; the protein is MPRDKIILACSDCKNRNYFTTKNKRLHPERVEWKKYCPRCNAHKLHKETK
- the tuf gene encoding elongation factor Tu (EF-Tu; promotes GTP-dependent binding of aminoacyl-tRNA to the A-site of ribosomes during protein biosynthesis; when the tRNA anticodon matches the mRNA codon, GTP hydrolysis results; the inactive EF-Tu-GDP leaves the ribosome and release of GDP is promoted by elongation factor Ts; many prokaryotes have two copies of the gene encoding EF-Tu) — its product is ELPEGMEMVMPGDNVQMTIELITPIAMDEGLRFAIREGGRTVGAGVVTKIIK